From the genome of Nitrospirota bacterium:
CAATCCTCCTTCGATCGCCCTCTCGCATCGCAGCCGCGCACGACGGCGCGCAGCCGCTTCGTCTCCTGCGCCTGGGTTCTTGATCGGAATCGTTTTCTGTGCTGCCATCATAGACTGGCTCATCAACAGACTGACCTCTTCATCATGCCCCCAGAATCAGAGCTGCAACAGGAGCCTCATGGAACTCTACTGTTTGGGGGGGCGACTCATGATTTCTTCAACCGCCAGTCCGACCTCAGGCACCCCGCCGAATCCGGTCCCTAGGACGCCTTTCGTGAATCGCTCACGCGCCATACCATAGGCCTGTTCCGGCAACGGAATATACCGGACTTCTGCGATCAGCTTGGGGCCTTCCGTCAGGTAGTAGACGACGAAGTCTTTGACCTCTGTCCGCTTGGCTGCCGCCTCGCTGACATAGATGAAGAGGGGACGCGAGAGGGGCTGATAGCTGCCCTTGATGACACTTTCCGCACTGGGCAGCACCGGTCCACTCTTTCCGACAATGGCCACCGCTTTCAACTTCTTCATCTGCGCGGCGTAATAAGCAAAGGGGATGTACCCTAATGCATGCTTATTGTTTTCGATCCCCTGAACGAGCACGTTATCGTCTTCGCTGGCGGTGTAATCGCCACGGCTGGATTTGGGCTTTCCCACAATCGCATCGGTAAAGTAATCGAAGGTGCCGGAATCGGAGCCGGCGCCAAAGAGCATGAGCGGTGCGTCAGGCCAGTCTGAGTGGATCTGGTTCCATCTGGTGATTTTGCTCTGCGCGGCCGGTTCCCAGATTTTCTTGAGCTCTTCAACCGTCATCGAGGTGACCCAGGTGTTCTTCGGGCTCACCGCTACCGTCAAGGCATCGAAAGCAATGGGCAGTTCGTAATAGGCAATGCCGTTCTTCTGACAGAGGGCCATTTCTTCTTTGAGGATCGGTCGAGAGGCATCCGCAATGTCCGTTTCACCTCGACAGAACTTCTTGAATCCTCCCCCTGTGCCTGCGATGCCCACGGTTACTCGTATGTGCCCTCGGTTCGCTTTCTGAAATTCTTCCGCCACCGCCTCCGTGAGGGGATACACTGTACTCGACCCATCGACTTTAATGAGAGCCGTTTGCTCAGCCTGTGCCAGGTGACTCCCTGAACCGACGACTCCCAGAAACCCAGCCATCGCGATATAGCCCACAAACCGTACAACGAGCATGTGCGTTCCTCCCATCCATCGAAAGCCTTGTGGCACATTTTCGTGCCGCTGGCTCTCTGAAATAGTTCGCTTCATCTGGTCGTGAATCTACAGACGGGCCATTCCGGCGCTGTCACAGATATGTAAA
Proteins encoded in this window:
- a CDS encoding PstS family phosphate ABC transporter substrate-binding protein; translation: MLVVRFVGYIAMAGFLGVVGSGSHLAQAEQTALIKVDGSSTVYPLTEAVAEEFQKANRGHIRVTVGIAGTGGGFKKFCRGETDIADASRPILKEEMALCQKNGIAYYELPIAFDALTVAVSPKNTWVTSMTVEELKKIWEPAAQSKITRWNQIHSDWPDAPLMLFGAGSDSGTFDYFTDAIVGKPKSSRGDYTASEDDNVLVQGIENNKHALGYIPFAYYAAQMKKLKAVAIVGKSGPVLPSAESVIKGSYQPLSRPLFIYVSEAAAKRTEVKDFVVYYLTEGPKLIAEVRYIPLPEQAYGMARERFTKGVLGTGFGGVPEVGLAVEEIMSRPPKQ